A single Kribbella aluminosa DNA region contains:
- the aceB gene encoding malate synthase A, with protein sequence MPEMLTPEAVEFVHELHREFGARRNELLAARQVRRAEVARSGRLDFLPGTAAIRAGNWTVAPAPDDLRDRRVEMTGPTDRKMTINALNSGARVWLADQEDASTPHWHNVIGGQQNLYDAIRRTITYTSEAGKEYTLATDHRLATIVMRPRGWHLDERHVEVDGEPVAGAIVDFGLYFFHNAAELIARGSGPYFYLPKLESHLEARLWNDIFVHAQDRLGIPQGSVRATVLIETIPAAFEMDEILYELRDHASGLNAGRWDYLFSVIKYFRDSGPDFVLPDRNAVTMTAPFLRAYTRLLVQTCHRRGAFAMGGMAAFIPSRKDPEVNELAFAKVRADKQREAGDGFDGSWVAHPDLVPICREVFDGVLGDRPNQLDKPVEDVVIAAADLIDLRSTPGEPTEAGLRNNVRVGLLYVEAWLRGNGAVGIDNLMEDAATAEIARSQIWQWVHNQVKLDTGEQVTAGLVEQIIVDELEAILESVGADTFRAGQFGSARRIFTDVALADTYADFLTLPAYDAVLEAECAS encoded by the coding sequence ATGCCTGAGATGCTGACCCCGGAGGCGGTGGAGTTCGTCCACGAACTGCATCGCGAGTTCGGTGCCCGGCGCAACGAACTGCTGGCGGCCCGGCAGGTCCGCCGGGCCGAGGTGGCGCGCAGCGGGCGGCTGGACTTCCTGCCCGGGACGGCCGCGATCCGGGCCGGCAACTGGACGGTCGCCCCGGCGCCGGACGACCTCCGCGACCGCCGCGTCGAGATGACCGGCCCGACCGACCGGAAGATGACGATCAACGCGCTGAACTCGGGCGCGCGCGTCTGGCTCGCAGACCAGGAGGACGCCAGTACGCCGCACTGGCACAACGTGATCGGCGGCCAGCAGAACCTGTACGACGCGATCCGCCGGACGATCACTTACACCTCCGAAGCCGGCAAGGAGTACACGCTCGCCACAGACCACCGGCTCGCGACGATCGTGATGCGGCCCCGCGGCTGGCACCTGGACGAGCGGCACGTCGAGGTGGACGGCGAACCGGTGGCCGGCGCGATCGTCGACTTCGGGCTGTACTTCTTCCACAACGCGGCGGAGCTGATCGCGCGCGGGAGCGGGCCGTACTTCTACCTGCCGAAGCTGGAGAGCCACCTCGAGGCCAGGCTGTGGAACGACATCTTCGTGCACGCCCAGGACCGGCTCGGCATCCCGCAGGGCAGCGTCCGCGCGACGGTGCTGATCGAGACCATCCCGGCCGCGTTCGAGATGGACGAGATCCTGTACGAGCTCCGCGACCACGCCTCCGGGCTGAACGCGGGCCGCTGGGACTACCTGTTCAGCGTGATCAAGTACTTTCGCGACTCCGGCCCCGACTTCGTACTCCCGGACCGGAACGCGGTGACGATGACCGCGCCGTTCCTGCGTGCGTACACGCGGTTGCTGGTCCAGACCTGTCACCGCCGCGGCGCGTTCGCGATGGGCGGGATGGCCGCGTTCATCCCGAGCCGCAAGGACCCGGAGGTGAACGAGCTCGCGTTCGCGAAGGTCCGCGCGGACAAGCAGCGCGAGGCCGGCGACGGGTTCGACGGCTCCTGGGTCGCGCACCCGGACCTGGTGCCGATCTGCCGGGAGGTGTTCGACGGCGTCCTCGGCGACCGCCCGAACCAGCTGGACAAGCCGGTCGAGGACGTCGTGATCGCCGCGGCCGACCTGATCGACCTGCGCTCGACGCCCGGTGAACCGACCGAGGCCGGGCTGCGCAACAACGTCCGCGTCGGCCTGCTGTACGTCGAGGCGTGGCTGCGCGGGAACGGTGCCGTCGGCATCGACAACCTGATGGAGGATGCGGCCACCGCCGAGATCGCGCGCTCGCAGATCTGGCAGTGGGTGCACAATCAGGTGAAGCTCGACACCGGCGAGCAGGTCACCGCCGGCCTCGTCGAGCAGATCATCGTCGACGAGCTGGAGGCGATCCTGGAGTCCGTTGGTGCGGACACGTTCCGGGCCGGCCAGTTCGGCAGCGCGCGGCGGATCTTCACCGACGTCGCCCTCGCCGACACCTACGCCGACTTCCTCACGCTCCCGGCGTACGACGCCGTACTGGAGGCAGAATGCGCATCCTGA
- a CDS encoding aspartate/glutamate racemase family protein — MRILIANVNTTQAMTETIRASAAASASEGTEIIGLTPDVGPESVEGNFESYLAAVAVMDAVVRYDGKYDAVIQAGYGEHGREGLQELLDVPVVDITEAAAQVAMLIGRSYSVVTTLDRAVPQIEDRLLLAGLSARCASVRASGLAVLELEADPERAVDAIVEQSVRAVTEDRAEVICLGCGGMAGLDRKVAAATGVPVVDGVAAAVQLAESLVRLGLSTSKIRTYATPRPKIVTGWPLGT; from the coding sequence ATGCGCATCCTGATCGCGAACGTCAACACGACGCAGGCGATGACCGAGACGATCCGTGCCTCGGCCGCGGCGTCCGCGTCCGAGGGGACCGAGATCATCGGTCTCACCCCGGACGTCGGACCTGAGTCCGTCGAGGGCAACTTCGAGAGCTACCTGGCCGCGGTCGCGGTGATGGACGCGGTCGTCCGGTACGACGGCAAGTACGACGCCGTGATCCAGGCCGGGTACGGCGAGCACGGGCGGGAGGGGCTGCAGGAGCTCCTCGACGTACCGGTCGTCGACATCACCGAGGCGGCGGCCCAGGTCGCGATGCTGATCGGCCGGAGCTACTCGGTGGTGACGACGCTGGACCGCGCCGTACCGCAGATCGAGGACCGGCTGCTGCTGGCCGGACTCTCCGCACGCTGTGCATCGGTACGGGCCAGCGGTCTCGCCGTACTGGAGCTCGAAGCGGACCCGGAACGGGCGGTCGACGCGATCGTCGAGCAGTCGGTCAGGGCGGTGACCGAGGACCGCGCCGAGGTGATCTGCCTGGGCTGCGGGGGAATGGCCGGTCTGGACCGCAAGGTCGCTGCAGCCACCGGGGTGCCGGTGGTGGACGGGGTGGCGGCGGCGGTGCAGCTGGCGGAGTCGCTGGTGCGGCTCGGCCTGTCGACCAGCAAGATCCGCACCTATGCCACACCGCGGCCGAAAATCGTCACCGGCTGGCCGCTGGGCACGTAG